DNA from Dama dama isolate Ldn47 chromosome 5, ASM3311817v1, whole genome shotgun sequence:
GAGAACCCCCGTGACTCCCTGTAACCGGCCGCTGTCCCTCTGTTCTGTCCTGCAGTCTCGAACCTGTCCCAGTACTTCAACCCCAGCTCGGTGGCCAACAGCCCTGCCCGAGCCCTCCTGCTGGTAGGCGTCGTCCTCCTGGCCTACTGGTTCCTGTCTCTGACCCTGGGCTTCACCTTCAGTGCCCTGCACCTGGTGTTCGGCCGCTTCTTCTGGGTGGTGCGAGtcattctgttctccatgtcCTGCGTGTACATCCTTCACAAATACGAGGGCGAGCCTGAGAATGCCGTGCTGCCCTTGTGTTTCGTGGTGGCCATCTACTTCATGACCGGGCCCATGGGCTTCTACTGGCGAGGCAGCCCCAGTGGCCCCAGCGTGGAGGAGAAGCTGGAACAACTGGAGAACCAGGTCAGACTGCTCAACATCCGCCTCACCCGTGTGCTGGAGAGTCTTGACCGCCCCAACAGCAAGTGACAACCAGCCAGCCGGCCGGCTCCCCCCCCACCAGCGCCCTCTCTCcggaaacaaaaaagaagaagaaaaaaaagaacgcCAAACCCCAAACAATCTTAATAAACATGCCTGAGCAAGAGAGGGGCGCTTTGTGAGGGTGTTTCCGGCCACGTGTCAACTCTTAGGACATCTTCCGGGAGGAATTGACAAGATCATTGATATAGGACTACCCACCAAGTGTCAttagtggaaaaaaatattttttaaacaaaggatATAACCATATTAGCTGTACAGTAAGAGAAGTTTATCTGTGCATAGAGcataaagttaattttttcaAGCATTTAAATACATCTTTTGTAAGGTTTTTTAATAAAGGCAGATCGAGTTGAGCTTATTAAAACTTTACACAGAGGGGAAGAAATTGCTAATTCGACCTTTTGGAAAAGTTTCAAGGCAAGTGTTTGCTTTTGCAGCACGGGGATTGGTGGTTGAGGTCTGTGTGCGTTCTTTTCATGTTCCAAAGCTGTGACCTTCATTTCATGTTGTTTTTGGTTGATGTTGATTTGATGAATTGTGTTGCTTCTGAATGTGGACTGTTGGGTTTCAAGGTTGAAACTCAATGTCTTTGAGATCCTAGATGATCCAACCAAGCCCCCATCAATCAGATTTCTAAATGAAGAAATCATTATTTGTAGAAAACCTAAGATTCTCTCCCCCTTCTGTACTTTGATGTATTTTAACCTCCAcattttctaaaggaaaattcAAGAACCAGGCAAAGGAATATCGTTGGAGTTTGATACCAAGAACTGCCTGAGCAAGCACTGAAGCTCATCAGGTATCTAATTTGAGTCCTAATTTTACCATTGGCCAGCTAGGGGGATATAGGAAAGCTACACTCTCCAGGGTGTTTCGTATActtatttcattttggtttttggttGACTCAGgactaaaggaaaggaaaaccaaCCATAGCAGCTAATAACCTTTCAAGTCTGTTGCTGCTTATAAAGCATTCTCAGGAACAATAAGCAGACACCCGCCAGACTTGGAAAAGATCTGATTTATTTTATCTGAAATTTTTACAATATATGTGTTAGGTGCTTTTGGTTTGGAATCTGTGGTGGCTTCATTTTCAGTGGTCTCTAGGGGTGAAGAGAGGTACATGCGGGACAGACAGCTGTGGGAGTCCTGAACAAAGGGGGCTTTGCAAGGCTTGGATCAGGGGCTAGTGGAGACGCCCCTTTCTGGGTACCAAACAAGCACAGGAAATCAAGGAAATGAAGCCCCAGGTTTTGCTACTAGGCTTCGTGGCTGTCTCCATTGGCCTTCCTTGCCCACCTGCGTGTCCTGGCAGCCGCATCACAGACCCCTGTACACAGGTTTGCAGAGACCCCTGCCAGATCAGGTAGAGCCAAGACTTTCTGGTCCAGGAATCCTTTCAGAGAAAACTCAgctgcctgccagctcctctgtgctGTGTTTCTGTATGCTTTATTTGAGGTTGCAAGTACCTGGGGAGGAGGAGCAGATGTTTTTCAAGAGTGTTCATGAAACTTCTATTTTTAAGGTGCACATTAACAGGGCCCAAACTGTCTTGCATTTGCAGCTCACTTCTTGAAATTATATACATGTCCTCTAGAATTTGCTTGGGCAAATCTTTATCCATGGGCATTGGAAACCCCTTGGTTTCCGCACTGAAGCCGTTCCCGTTTTGTCATTTAGATACTTAGAGACAAATCTGTTTTCACACAGGGTATAGAGAACTCCAGGGAGGTCATGTTTGCCTTCTTTCCCCTTGTGCATTTGGCTTCTATGTCTCTAGCACATTTGGGTGTTTGCTTTGCTCATCTTAGGCGGGGGGGTAATTGACATTCTCTGCACaaagattttaagttttaaattatcTTCTGGGTACAACATGCACCCTTCTCTCGCCCACCCTCACACCTGGAAACCTTTTGGAACTGTGATGTCTTGAGACCCTAgcagaaaaatcattttaacTTCTAGTAAATCGAGGAAGGCTCACATATCTGGGTGCTGGTGGACTGAGGCCTCATCATCAACTGGAAGTTATTGTTAAGAATATATACACCTCGGGATTTCcctgtggcccaggggttaagaatctgcttggcaatgcaaggacatgggttcaatccctggtgcaggaagattccacatgccgtgaggcaactaagctcatgtgccgcaactaagacccaatgcaaccaaatatgtgaataaataaatatttaaaaaaacatgcaCCTTGTTTTCTGGATTGGCTAAGTGTAGGCTATGAAGCCAGTTGAACAATCTGATACAGCCAAATGaaagatgtctttatttttaaccaAAGTTAATTAGTTCCTTAAGAGTATCACTTCAGGGTGGAATAGTCCTTGAAATTCTGATGGAAGTCACAGAGGTTCAATATGCGTAACTCTTCCTTTTTAATACGTAAATTTGACTTTTGCTTGGGCGTCCTCTTATCCTCAAatagttgggatttttttttttttcttttttccacggAAGCTTGTAGGATAATTGACCTCTTCCAGTACCCCTcatctccttttttctctcttttgtacaTGAGAAATGTATTTTTGTATCATATCTCATACCTTGAAGAGAAGTTTTTTTATATCTTCAGGGCTGTAGAATATATTAGTGTAACATATCATTCAGTGTGATATGAAAATATCCTGACGAAAGCTACTGTGAATCTCTTATAGTTAAAACTCAGTTTTTTAGATATCTTCAAGTTCATCAGTGTTAATTTCCCAATGCTTCAATATCGCAGTAAATACCAAGAGCAGAAAAGAgcccagaaaagaaaaaggatttgTTATCTCCAACTTGCTGGATTTCTGTGGATGTTTGGGGATCAATGTTTGGACCAATCTCTTCCTTGACATCCTGGCAAAGATGCTTTTGTGGCATGTCagcctttcatattttccatttttgtattttccaatACCAATCAGCATTACTTGCCTTCTGGGGTTTTTTTGGGTTTGTTCGCCTTTTTTTTAAACCCCATATCATTTCTTGTAGCAAAATGCAACGACAGAATTTCCTGAAAGCTGGTCTTGTGAATTGTGCCAGGGTCTTTAATTTATGAAGGGGACCGAGTGACATCATGGAGAGAGGTTACTGCCTTTGAAGGAGATTTTAAATACCTATAGTTGCCCGGAGACGACAGGCATACCATGCCTCTCACGACCCCAGGAAGCCTGTCCCACGTGGACTAAGAAGCAGACAGGAGAGCAGGATCTATGCCCCGCTGACTGTGGCGGGGAGTAGCTAGTTGGAGACATTTCCTGTTGGCACTAAGGGTGAACATGCAGGATGGGGTCCGTACTTGGGAGGGTTGTAAAAGGAATTTTGTACACCCACCCCCTGGGGCTGGCTTGTGGGGAAGGTGTAAACCACTTTGGTGGCATTTCAGTAACCTAGAGAGGTTAGGAATAACACGTCAGATGTCCAGTGCAGAATCTAAAACATGGCTAAGACACCTTCTCACTATCGGGAATCCTGCTTTACTTCATCCCCTTGCTTCCTGCtaccttttgtttttcctttttcttttttttttctggctgcactgcaTAGCTcatgggaccttagtttcccaaccagggatggaacttgggtcctctgcagtgaaagcgaggcatcctaaccactggactgccaaagaattCCCTCTGCTACTTCTTAAGATGCTTTTGAGGAAGGATATTGGCCTTATAGGTTGATACCCGATCACTTCTGATGGGTTTTGAATTGACTGACTGAACCAAAAAGCCAGCTCTTGCCATCAcctcttggccttttggctaagatcaagtgtagtatgggggcttcccaagtggtttagtggtaaagaatcctcttgccagtgcaggagatgcaagagttgcagtttcgatccctggttcagcaaggtcccctggagtagaaaatgcaacccactccagtattcttgcctggaaaatcctgtggacagagaagcctggtaggcatGGGGTAACAAAggggatgcaactgagcacacacacagccatcCCTCTAGCTCACTTTAACAGAaatttctggggacttccctggcagtccagtggttgagactccatgcttccagtgcaggggacctaggtttaatccctgatgggggaaatagcatggccaaaaaaatagaaggaatttCCAAGACCTAAAGGTGTCACCCACCTCCCCCAACTTTTTTTGGATAATACATCACCATTCTGCAAAAGTTTTGTTTATGGCCATTTGAGTACTTCAACCTTTGCTCCTTATTGTGAATAATAGAAGCATATACTTTTGCAGGATCTAATACAGTAGCCTTCAAATTAAGACTTGGACAACCATCAGTGTGATAAATAGGATCTGGAATAAACAAAGCTTGTCCAGCCTACTGAAATCTGCACTCTGCTCTTCACTGATTCCTTGATTTGTAGGAGATACACCAGGACCAGTGTTTCCCTGGTGGTGATTTAAAAACCTGATTGCCCTTTGCACCATCTACTGAAAATCTGTGGCAGCTAGTGGTGTTATCAACCATATGTTCTAATGTCTTTTTGCagatttaaagattttattgTAGTGTCAATTTAATATCTGCATGTGTGTTAACTCTTTGAATACTGTAATTAAATTGATTTCtttgtgatgatggtggtgattagCGCTCACTTAAAATCCAGCCTAGCACTTACTTCCCTCTTCTCAACTGGAAATCATATTTGTGAGGTATGGTACCCATGATCCACAGTGTATTCATGAGTCAACTTCACATTTTGTGTATCTGGTTATAAATTTTACATGGCATTTAATTTGATACTATGAATCCATTTGATTTTAatatagtggtgtgtgtgtgtgtgcctatgtgGCGTGTGCTCACTTTAGTTTCATGAGCCTTGGGAAACTGATTCTACAAATATCATAAATAGGCATAAATGTATAAGGCTTATTTTTTTGGCAAAGCAATCCGtacatttctcttatttattGAATCACTGGCTTTGGTGTTACATAGAGATATTTGTAGACCAATTTCAGAACAGAatgaaaatattgtgaaaattacaccttaataaatgtttattgtaatTTTGGTGTACAGActtcttaaatatatttcattactTCCAGCCAAGCCTGTGTGCAGTTTTCCCAATACTGACATGTCATGCTGATTCCATGATCCTGTTCCCCAGTCTGAAGAGTGGGCATACCATGTTGAGTTTAATTGTTTAACTGGAGATAGGGTtgccaaataaaatacaagataCCTGTCTATTTGTCAGATAGACAACAAATATGTTTTTTAGTATGTGTGTGCCCTGCAATATTTAGGACACACTtacaacaaaggggaaaaaaaagacttgttgcttatctgaaattcaaattcaatagggtgtcctttatttttatttgctaatttaGGCAATCCTAGCAGGGTATAGCAACTGATGTACGCCTCTCCACGCCACCCTGAACTGAGATGCTTTCATGGGtgctaaaaattatttctttagcaTTAGCCAACATTCAGGAACAAATGTTCCCACAGTTAGGACCCGCAATTCCCCAGAGGTGACAGGCATACCATGCCACGCGAGACCACAGGTGACATTAAATACACTTATGATTGGAGAGTATTGCTCCTGGGAATATTTATATTGCAAAGAAAATCTCACAGTGGTCTCCAGAAGACAATTTGAGGCTAGTCATTGTGACGTTATCTGGAGGCCCGCTGGCTGGCCTAGCTGAACAAGTCAAAAGCTGGGACTCCACATCGTGAAAGACAATGTAGCAATGAGCCACAGCATCAGTGCTGGGTGAGAAAGTAGGGACCAGAAGGAGAAATGATAATATCATTCATTTGAGTGAGTTAATATGTGTGGTTGATCATTTTGCAAGAGcacacatcttttttaaaaaaagatccgtGCACCCCGATATTCATAGTAACACTggtcacaatagccaggacatggaagcaacctgagtgtccatcgacagatgagtggatagagAAGATatggtacgtatatacaatggaatgttactcagccataaaaagagcgAAAGCATGCCAATTGTAGCAACACAGatagaactagagattatcacacttaTTGAAgtaagaggaagacaaatatatggtatcacatatatgtggagtctaataataaaaattacataaatgaagttatttacaaaatagaaacagactcacagatttcaaaATCAAATTTATCGGTACCAAAGGGGAAGTATGGGGGGGAGTGATATATCAGAAGATTGAGACTAACATATactcactactatatataaaatagatagggagttagttctctggtggtctagtggttagtgttcagtgttttcactgctgtggccaacgttcaacccctggttagggaactgagcTCCCACAAGCTGTGAggtgcagcaaaaaataaaatagataactagtaaggacctactgtatggcacagggaaccctactcaatattctgtaataacctatatgggaaaagaatctgaaaaaggatgtATGTGAGTATTTGTAccgctgattcactttgctgtgcccctgaaactaacatgacattgtgaagcaactatattccaataaaaattttttaaataataaaatttttaaaatgtagctactaaaatattttatttatataggcCGCATGGCATGTCGAATCTTAGGTCCCCTGACCAGGAAGCCTGCAGAAGCCTGCAGTGGGAgtgtgtagagtcttaaccactgcaccaccagggaagtccctacctggAAATTTTAAATTGCACATGTGGCTTGCATTTGTGGCTTTCATTATattgaattatattaatataaatagtgCTAGAACATGGCCAGCATGAATCACTCAGGTTCTTGTGCTCATGACATTGAAGCATCTTGGTAGTAATGCCTGGCTCTGTGAGCTTATGTGGTCCCCAGGGAGGGAAGAAGTGTGAACTTAGGGACCTTTATGCAaaacatgggcttctctggtggctcagaccctgaagaatctgcctacaatgcaggagacctgagtttgatccctgggtcaggaagattccctggagaaggaaatgacaactcactccagtattcttgcctggggaattccatggacagaggagcctggtaagctacagtccatagggtcacaaagaattggacactacttagcaagtTAAAACAGGTTCAATGCCAGACACAGAGTCTCAAAGCATatttgttggaaaacatgaatctCCTAATTCAGGACAGTGTTTCATCTGCACAATACAAACTGTACTTGAGTCTGTGTCTAGAAATGGTCTCATTGTGGGATAATCTACCCTGATAACAAGACAGTTAAACACACCATCAGGTTAGTCAATCCCAGCTTGATAGCAGTCCTCTGTTCTGCAAACCACTGTCAAATGACCAGAGGATCAGATAAAGATGAGGCTAGAGGATTTCCAATTATAGAGCTAGAATTAGACAAAAGCAGGTGTGCATGGCGGGGGAGGGTGGCTGTAGGCAGTGATGATGTGATAgatcagttgagtcactcagttttgtccgaccaTGTGTGagcccatgaatggcagcacgccaggcttccctgttcatcaccaactcccggagcctgctcaaactctcctgtccatcgagtctgtgatgccatccaaccatcttatcctctgtcaaccccttctcctgccttcaatcttgccagcatcagggctttttt
Protein-coding regions in this window:
- the BRI3BP gene encoding BRI3-binding protein; the protein is MGARASGGPRARTGFLLLLLLLGLVAPGAQGARSRGGTEKNSYRRTVNTFSQSVSSLFGEDNVRAAQKFLTRLTERFVLGVDMFVETVWKVWAELLEVLGLDVSNLSQYFNPSSVANSPARALLLVGVVLLAYWFLSLTLGFTFSALHLVFGRFFWVVRVILFSMSCVYILHKYEGEPENAVLPLCFVVAIYFMTGPMGFYWRGSPSGPSVEEKLEQLENQVRLLNIRLTRVLESLDRPNSK